A section of the Pedobacter sp. HDW13 genome encodes:
- a CDS encoding S41 family peptidase: MIKSLLKSLATLAFLWPAHSFCQNQTYFAAYPALTPDAQTIVFSYDGDIWKVPVKGGVASRITAMQGEEINPKISPDGKWLAFSSNQFGNYDVYLMPVAGGDIKQLTFNDASDEVDNWSWDSKTIYFTSGRYNSFSSYKVNVNGGTAVRLFNNYFNTTHHIAESPGGELFFNDTWESMRFANRKHYKGAYNPDIQSYNLKTKNYKRYTDYIGKDFWTSVDQKGNVFFVSDEGNDEYNLYTFIAGKKTGLTNFDTSIKRPFVAANGTTVVFEKDYQLYTYDVATKKTEKVNISTSRNQVLSKEQEYDVRGNISAFDVSTDGKKMAFISRGEVFVSDADGKFIRKITNSGERAMECKWLADNKTILFSQTANGYQNWFTITGDGKGTIKQLTKDKANNRDITLNKTKTMGVYLSGRNELKLIDLKNFESKTLVTDEFWALQSAAPSFSPNDEYVLFTVYRNFEQDIVVHSIKGNKTINLTNTGVTETGPAWSPDGKYIFFTSARTKPSYPTGMANAHIYRMALDNYGEPFRSDKFDDLFKETKPATTEVKPNPASQNDKKAKADTAKKRTDVKPTPNPANVITINTQDILDRIELVGPSFGGQYGTDAYAKGDKTYVFYSSNHEGGAPGLYRTTIEPFEANKTEKVADGGDYSLIQAGDKFFVLTRGVINKYTLEANKLDRIDHGYKFTRNLNAEFNQMFYETWVGLDENFYDEKFHGVDWDKMKTRYAAYLPYVNNRSDLRILLNDMLGELNSSHMGFNSLGAEERKNLTYVTNETGIIFDDENPLKVARIVAKSNAAHIGTNILAGDILTEVNGVKVDEKIDRDYYFSKPSLDREMTLTFSRNGKEVFVNVHPESTGALRGNLYDEWITQNHKNVDKWSNNRIAYSYMKNMGTGELETFLLDMVAQEENKEAIILDLRYNTGGNVHDDVLKFLSQRPYLQWKYRGGKLAPQSNFGPAAKPIVLLINEQSLSDAEMTAAGFKQLKLGKIIGTETYRWIIFTSAKGLVDGSSYRLPSWGCYTMDGKNIEKEGVKPDIFVKNTFEDRLADKDPQLEKAVAEILKDLK; the protein is encoded by the coding sequence ATGATTAAATCCTTACTAAAATCACTTGCAACTCTGGCTTTTTTATGGCCGGCGCATTCATTTTGCCAAAACCAAACTTATTTTGCTGCATATCCAGCTTTAACGCCCGATGCACAGACAATAGTATTTAGCTATGATGGCGATATTTGGAAAGTTCCTGTAAAAGGTGGCGTGGCATCGCGCATTACAGCCATGCAGGGAGAAGAAATTAATCCGAAAATATCTCCTGATGGAAAGTGGCTGGCATTTTCATCTAACCAGTTTGGCAATTACGATGTTTACCTCATGCCTGTTGCGGGTGGAGATATTAAACAGCTAACCTTTAACGATGCGTCCGATGAGGTTGATAACTGGAGCTGGGATTCGAAAACCATTTATTTTACCTCGGGACGCTACAATTCTTTTTCGAGCTATAAAGTAAATGTAAATGGAGGCACAGCGGTGCGTTTATTCAATAACTATTTTAACACTACACACCATATCGCCGAATCGCCAGGCGGAGAGCTGTTCTTTAACGATACCTGGGAAAGTATGCGCTTTGCCAATCGTAAACATTACAAAGGAGCTTACAATCCCGATATCCAATCTTATAACCTGAAAACAAAAAACTATAAACGTTATACCGATTATATTGGTAAAGATTTCTGGACCAGCGTAGATCAGAAAGGAAACGTGTTTTTTGTATCAGATGAAGGTAATGATGAATACAATCTGTACACTTTTATTGCGGGTAAAAAAACCGGGTTGACTAATTTCGATACCTCAATTAAACGTCCGTTCGTTGCTGCAAATGGAACTACTGTAGTATTTGAAAAAGATTATCAGCTGTACACCTACGATGTTGCAACGAAAAAAACGGAAAAGGTAAACATCAGCACTTCGCGTAACCAGGTGTTAAGCAAAGAGCAGGAATATGATGTACGTGGCAATATTTCCGCATTTGATGTCTCAACCGATGGCAAAAAAATGGCCTTTATTTCACGTGGTGAAGTTTTTGTAAGTGATGCTGATGGTAAGTTTATCCGCAAAATTACCAACAGTGGCGAGCGCGCCATGGAATGCAAATGGTTGGCCGATAACAAAACGATTTTGTTTAGCCAAACGGCTAACGGCTATCAAAACTGGTTTACCATAACCGGCGATGGCAAAGGAACGATAAAGCAATTAACAAAGGACAAGGCAAACAACCGCGATATTACCCTGAATAAAACCAAAACCATGGGTGTTTATTTAAGTGGTAGAAATGAACTAAAACTGATTGACCTTAAAAATTTCGAAAGCAAAACGCTGGTAACAGATGAGTTTTGGGCTTTGCAAAGTGCGGCGCCAAGTTTTTCGCCAAACGATGAATATGTACTTTTTACTGTTTACCGCAATTTTGAGCAGGATATTGTAGTGCATAGCATTAAAGGGAATAAAACCATTAATTTAACCAATACAGGCGTTACCGAAACTGGTCCGGCATGGTCACCAGATGGGAAATACATTTTCTTCACCAGTGCCCGTACCAAGCCTTCTTACCCTACCGGAATGGCCAATGCCCATATTTACCGCATGGCTTTAGATAATTATGGAGAGCCTTTCCGTTCGGATAAATTTGATGACCTGTTTAAAGAAACCAAACCTGCTACTACAGAAGTAAAGCCTAATCCGGCAAGCCAAAATGATAAAAAGGCAAAAGCCGATACGGCCAAAAAGAGAACAGATGTTAAGCCTACGCCGAACCCTGCAAACGTAATCACCATTAACACTCAGGATATTCTGGATAGGATAGAGCTGGTTGGCCCTTCTTTTGGTGGTCAGTATGGAACGGATGCTTATGCCAAAGGTGATAAAACTTATGTGTTTTATTCGTCGAACCATGAAGGTGGTGCACCGGGCTTGTACCGTACAACTATTGAGCCTTTTGAAGCCAATAAAACCGAAAAAGTAGCTGATGGTGGCGATTATTCACTGATTCAGGCTGGTGATAAGTTTTTTGTGTTAACGCGGGGAGTAATCAACAAGTATACCTTAGAAGCCAATAAGCTGGATAGGATAGACCATGGCTACAAATTTACCAGAAACTTAAATGCCGAGTTTAACCAGATGTTTTACGAAACCTGGGTAGGACTAGATGAAAATTTCTACGACGAGAAATTCCACGGGGTAGACTGGGATAAAATGAAAACCCGTTATGCTGCGTATTTGCCGTATGTAAATAACCGCAGTGATCTACGCATCCTTTTAAATGATATGCTGGGCGAGCTCAACTCCTCACACATGGGTTTTAATAGTTTGGGAGCCGAAGAGCGTAAAAATTTAACTTATGTAACCAATGAAACCGGAATTATCTTCGACGATGAAAACCCACTAAAAGTAGCGCGTATTGTAGCTAAAAGTAATGCGGCACACATCGGGACAAATATTTTAGCTGGCGATATTTTAACAGAAGTAAACGGAGTTAAGGTAGATGAAAAAATAGATCGCGATTATTATTTCAGTAAACCTTCTTTAGACCGCGAAATGACCCTGACCTTTAGCCGGAACGGTAAGGAAGTTTTTGTCAATGTACATCCCGAAAGTACTGGAGCTTTAAGGGGCAATTTGTACGATGAATGGATTACCCAAAATCATAAAAATGTAGATAAATGGAGCAATAACCGCATTGCTTATTCGTACATGAAAAATATGGGCACCGGAGAGCTCGAAACTTTCCTGCTGGATATGGTGGCTCAGGAAGAAAATAAAGAAGCTATTATTTTAGACCTTCGTTACAATACCGGAGGTAATGTGCACGATGATGTATTGAAATTCCTTTCGCAACGCCCATACCTGCAATGGAAATACCGTGGCGGAAAATTGGCACCACAAAGTAATTTTGGCCCAGCTGCGAAACCGATAGTGCTGTTAATTAACGAGCAATCGTTAAGCGATGCTGAAATGACTGCAGCTGGCTTTAAACAATTAAAACTGGGTAAAATAATCGGTACAGAAACATACCGCTGGATTATTTTCACATCAGCCAAAGGTTTAGTAGACGGTTCTTCATATCGTTTACCATCGTGGGGTTGTTATACCATGGATGGTAAAAACATAGAAAAAGAAGGCGTTAAGCCCGATATTTTTGTGAAAAATACCTTCGAAGACCGCCTGGCTGATAAAGACCCGCAACTGGAAAAAGCAGTTGCCGAGATTTTGAAAGATCTGAAATAG
- a CDS encoding bifunctional 2-polyprenyl-6-hydroxyphenol methylase/3-demethylubiquinol 3-O-methyltransferase UbiG, translating to MANLLTDRAFWVNYWESKKGLAVRLPSNYLFHRQLADVIQQNQVKTAIELGGFPGYYAVFLKKYFKLDVTLLDYFVHPPVVKELLEKNELTEKDIHIIETDLFNYTPEKQYDLVLSCGLIEHFNDTADIINRHIAFVKPGGTLFITLPNFKAVNGWFQKNFDKENYDKHNIDSMNPALLQKICEDAGLKEVKSGYFGRFSVWLENEDQKSAGVRVFKKAVWLAGKIFTKIIPFESKNLSPYIILEAKKN from the coding sequence ATGGCAAATTTATTAACCGACAGGGCTTTTTGGGTAAATTATTGGGAAAGTAAAAAAGGACTTGCCGTTCGGCTACCATCAAACTATTTGTTTCATCGCCAGCTGGCTGATGTGATTCAGCAAAACCAGGTTAAAACAGCTATCGAATTGGGTGGTTTCCCAGGGTATTATGCGGTGTTTTTGAAAAAGTATTTCAAACTGGATGTTACCTTACTGGATTATTTTGTACATCCGCCTGTTGTAAAAGAGCTGTTGGAAAAAAATGAATTGACTGAAAAGGATATCCACATTATTGAAACCGATTTGTTTAATTACACGCCCGAAAAACAATACGACTTGGTACTCAGCTGTGGTTTAATTGAGCACTTTAACGATACAGCCGATATTATTAATCGCCACATTGCATTTGTAAAACCTGGGGGCACTTTATTTATCACCTTACCTAATTTTAAAGCTGTAAATGGCTGGTTCCAGAAGAATTTCGATAAAGAGAACTACGATAAACACAATATCGACAGCATGAACCCTGCTTTGCTTCAGAAAATTTGCGAAGATGCAGGTTTAAAAGAAGTAAAATCGGGCTATTTTGGCCGTTTTAGCGTTTGGCTGGAAAACGAAGACCAAAAATCGGCTGGCGTGCGTGTTTTCAAGAAAGCGGTATGGTTGGCCGGAAAAATATTTACCAAGATTATTCCATTCGAGAGCAAAAATCTATCACCATATATTATATTAGAGGCGAAAAAAAACTAG
- a CDS encoding rhomboid family intramembrane serine protease, translating into MVEHKLGSVKFLITYLLSGICGGLVSIIFHKIGFMAGASGAIMGIFGAFMALSVSKAFEKNASRALLISTVVVTAIMLLNGIGGNVDNSAHIGGLVSGFVICYLLFNEKVGRWKITSGLQYGLTSIIVVVFAAAVLALTPNYHNRKFYKLQFAFEQNTFDFNKVYSIPYDLSKAEKVKMIDQYGIQVWRKNKQIVAEMKKLRLEKKENYRRDFDSKITNLGIKISELLHREYLEGTSKYRDEIEQLTDEVNILRGEASSSEYSRD; encoded by the coding sequence ATGGTTGAGCATAAATTGGGTTCGGTTAAATTTCTGATTACTTACTTACTGAGCGGTATTTGTGGTGGTCTGGTGAGCATCATCTTTCATAAAATCGGTTTTATGGCAGGCGCATCGGGAGCCATAATGGGTATTTTTGGTGCTTTTATGGCCTTAAGTGTGAGCAAGGCATTCGAAAAGAACGCAAGCCGAGCGCTGCTAATCAGTACCGTTGTGGTAACTGCCATAATGCTTTTAAATGGTATAGGTGGTAATGTAGATAACAGTGCACATATTGGCGGGCTTGTTTCGGGTTTTGTAATTTGTTACCTGCTTTTTAATGAAAAAGTAGGGCGCTGGAAGATCACATCCGGCTTACAATATGGATTAACAAGTATAATTGTTGTAGTGTTTGCTGCTGCGGTTTTAGCCCTCACACCAAATTATCATAACAGAAAGTTTTACAAGCTACAGTTTGCCTTTGAGCAAAATACTTTCGATTTTAATAAGGTTTATTCCATTCCCTACGATCTGTCGAAAGCCGAAAAGGTAAAGATGATTGACCAGTATGGAATACAGGTATGGCGTAAAAATAAGCAGATTGTTGCCGAAATGAAGAAGCTCAGGCTCGAAAAAAAGGAGAATTACAGAAGAGATTTTGATAGCAAGATTACGAATCTGGGCATCAAAATCTCTGAACTTTTGCACCGCGAATATCTTGAAGGAACATCAAAATACCGCGATGAAATTGAACAGCTTACCGACGAAGTGAATATACTGCGTGGTGAAGCCAGTTCAAGCGAATATAGCCGCGATTAA
- a CDS encoding alpha-L-fucosidase, producing MRPLLILFLFLSAATYAQNAPKPYGALPSKRQLAWHDTEVYGLIHFTPTTFENKEWGFGDADPKTFNPTDFNADQIIKAAKAGGLKGIILVAKHHDGFALWPTKTTSYNISKSPFRGGKGNLVKEVEQAVRKNGLKFGVYCSPWDRNNALYGTDKYLAIYQGQLKELYSNYGGLFMSWHDGANGGDGYYGGAREKRSIDNTTYYDWNNTWAITRKMQPMANIFSDIGLDIRWVGNEDGHAAETSWATFTPMAPDGKSVAVPGQANYPQSPEGIRNGKFWMPAECDVPLRKGWFFHANEKPKSPETLFELYLKSVGRGAGLDLGLAPDTRGQLHADDVASLKTFGDMVKHTFANNLAKNAKLKLSNSRGGKYNAAALLDNNKTTYWATQDQVHEATIELNLPASKTFDIISLQEYIPLGQRIEAYTIEAFENGAWKKVYDGTSIGAKRLIQLDAPITTNKVKININKSPVCITLSEIGLYKKIA from the coding sequence ATGAGACCTTTATTAATTCTATTTTTATTTCTTTCGGCAGCAACATATGCCCAAAACGCGCCCAAACCTTACGGAGCGCTACCTTCTAAACGCCAGCTCGCATGGCACGATACAGAAGTATATGGTTTAATCCACTTTACACCAACCACATTTGAGAATAAAGAATGGGGATTTGGCGATGCAGATCCGAAAACATTTAATCCAACTGATTTTAACGCCGATCAGATTATCAAAGCCGCAAAAGCAGGCGGTTTAAAAGGCATTATTTTGGTGGCCAAGCACCATGATGGTTTTGCCTTATGGCCAACCAAAACAACCAGTTATAACATCAGCAAGAGCCCTTTCAGAGGCGGAAAAGGTAACCTGGTTAAAGAAGTTGAGCAGGCAGTACGTAAAAATGGCTTAAAGTTTGGCGTGTACTGTTCGCCATGGGACCGGAACAATGCCCTTTACGGAACTGATAAATATTTAGCCATTTACCAGGGCCAGTTAAAAGAACTATATAGCAATTATGGTGGCCTTTTTATGAGCTGGCATGATGGCGCCAACGGCGGCGATGGTTACTATGGCGGAGCAAGAGAAAAGCGCTCGATCGACAATACCACCTATTACGACTGGAACAATACCTGGGCCATTACCCGTAAAATGCAACCTATGGCTAACATATTTAGTGATATTGGTTTGGATATCCGCTGGGTAGGAAACGAAGACGGACATGCAGCCGAAACAAGCTGGGCTACTTTTACCCCAATGGCACCCGATGGAAAAAGTGTTGCCGTTCCGGGCCAGGCCAATTACCCGCAAAGTCCTGAGGGCATTAGAAACGGAAAATTCTGGATGCCGGCCGAATGTGATGTTCCACTAAGAAAAGGCTGGTTTTTCCATGCCAACGAAAAGCCGAAAAGCCCTGAAACGCTTTTCGAATTATATTTAAAAAGCGTTGGTCGTGGTGCCGGTTTAGACCTTGGTTTAGCTCCCGATACCCGTGGCCAGCTCCACGCAGACGATGTTGCCTCTCTAAAAACCTTCGGCGATATGGTTAAGCATACCTTTGCCAATAATCTGGCTAAAAATGCAAAACTAAAACTGAGCAATAGCCGCGGTGGCAAATATAATGCAGCAGCATTATTGGATAACAACAAAACAACCTACTGGGCTACACAAGATCAGGTGCACGAAGCTACAATTGAACTTAATTTACCCGCTTCAAAAACTTTCGACATCATTAGCCTGCAGGAATATATTCCGTTAGGACAAAGAATTGAGGCCTATACCATTGAGGCTTTTGAAAACGGAGCATGGAAAAAGGTTTACGATGGCACCAGCATTGGTGCCAAAAGATTAATTCAACTCGATGCCCCTATTACCACGAATAAAGTAAAAATCAATATCAATAAATCGCCTGTTTGTATTACTTTAAGCGAAATAGGGCTTTACAAAAAAATCGCTTAA
- a CDS encoding ThuA domain-containing protein: MKKFLSLCLLIATVILFQGFTAVKKPAKVLVFSKTKGFRHGSIGVGKTTIQKLGLSHNFEVDTTENADVFTEANLKQYATVIFLSTTGDVLNDAQQAAFERYIQAGGGYVGIHAATDTEYDWPWYGKLAGAYFTSHPAIQDARFVIKDKKHPSTKFFTDSVWLHKDELYNFKDINPDIKVLITLDEKSYKGGKNGDFHPFSWYHDFDGGRAFYTSMGHTNEAWAEEKFLNHLWGGIEYAIGKQKKLDYSKAKSKLL, encoded by the coding sequence ATGAAAAAATTCCTTTCACTGTGCCTATTAATCGCAACCGTTATTTTATTTCAGGGATTTACCGCAGTAAAAAAGCCTGCAAAAGTCCTGGTTTTTTCCAAAACCAAAGGTTTTAGGCACGGTTCTATCGGGGTGGGCAAAACAACCATCCAAAAACTGGGTTTAAGCCACAATTTTGAAGTAGATACTACCGAAAATGCCGATGTATTTACAGAAGCCAATCTTAAGCAATATGCTACGGTAATTTTTCTAAGCACCACAGGCGATGTATTAAACGATGCCCAGCAAGCGGCATTCGAAAGGTATATCCAGGCAGGTGGTGGTTATGTAGGTATTCATGCAGCAACCGATACCGAATACGATTGGCCATGGTATGGAAAACTTGCAGGAGCTTATTTCACCAGTCACCCGGCAATACAGGATGCCAGATTTGTAATTAAAGATAAAAAACATCCATCGACCAAATTTTTCACCGATTCTGTATGGCTGCATAAAGATGAGCTTTATAACTTTAAAGATATCAACCCTGATATCAAAGTTTTAATCACCCTGGATGAAAAATCGTACAAAGGTGGTAAAAATGGCGACTTCCATCCTTTTAGCTGGTACCACGATTTCGATGGTGGAAGGGCCTTTTATACTTCGATGGGGCACACTAACGAAGCATGGGCTGAAGAAAAATTCTTAAATCACCTTTGGGGAGGCATAGAATACGCTATAGGCAAACAAAAGAAACTGGATTACAGTAAAGCAAAATCTAAACTGCTTTAA
- a CDS encoding low molecular weight protein-tyrosine-phosphatase: MKILMVCLGNICRSPLAEGIMRHLTEKQNLNWKIASAGTGNWHIGQAPDHRSIAAAKEIGYDISKQRAQQFNQTMFSQYDLILVMDRNNLKDVKSLARSEAEEKKIQLFLDNDEVTDPYWDNALFAPVCKQVEARCLEIIKQLS, encoded by the coding sequence TTGAAAATTTTAATGGTATGCCTAGGCAACATTTGCCGATCGCCCCTGGCAGAAGGCATTATGCGCCACTTAACTGAGAAACAAAACCTAAACTGGAAAATCGCCTCGGCAGGTACCGGCAACTGGCACATTGGCCAGGCTCCCGATCACAGAAGTATAGCGGCCGCCAAAGAAATTGGTTACGACATAAGTAAACAACGCGCGCAACAATTTAACCAAACCATGTTTAGCCAATACGATTTGATTTTGGTAATGGACAGGAATAATTTGAAAGATGTTAAAAGTTTGGCCAGAAGCGAAGCAGAAGAAAAAAAGATTCAACTTTTTCTAGATAACGACGAAGTTACAGACCCCTACTGGGATAATGCCCTATTTGCCCCGGTTTGTAAGCAGGTTGAAGCAAGATGTTTAGAAATTATCAAACAACTTTCTTAA
- a CDS encoding S1/P1 nuclease: protein MILTSIRKKLATALIVGFLAYAPTQVSAWGTIGHRVVGEIADSYLKVKTRKAVQGILGYESLAMCANWGDFIKSDSTYNYMYNWHFVNLPAGLNKDGVYNFLETDKSISLYTKIPDLIAVLKKAGSTPDEKKLALRMLVHLAGDLCQPMHVARKEDLGGNRVSVLWFNEKSNIHRVWDEQLIEYQQLSYTEYAKAINHASAVQLYNWQNTSLKDCIFESYNICNKIYDTTKADAKLSYRYNFDWVDTLNNQLLKGGVRLAKMLNDIYG from the coding sequence ATGATCTTAACATCCATTAGAAAAAAACTAGCCACAGCTTTAATCGTAGGATTTTTAGCTTATGCACCCACACAGGTAAGTGCCTGGGGCACTATTGGTCACCGCGTGGTTGGCGAAATTGCCGATAGTTATCTAAAAGTCAAAACCCGTAAGGCTGTACAGGGTATTTTGGGTTACGAAAGCCTGGCTATGTGCGCCAATTGGGGCGATTTCATCAAATCAGATTCGACCTACAATTACATGTACAACTGGCACTTTGTTAATCTGCCAGCCGGGTTAAATAAAGATGGGGTTTATAATTTCCTGGAAACAGACAAATCGATAAGCTTATATACCAAAATCCCTGATTTAATTGCCGTTTTAAAGAAAGCAGGTAGCACGCCTGATGAAAAGAAACTAGCATTGCGCATGTTGGTACACCTGGCTGGTGATTTATGCCAGCCCATGCACGTAGCGCGTAAAGAAGATTTGGGCGGCAACCGCGTTTCGGTACTGTGGTTTAACGAAAAATCGAATATCCACCGCGTTTGGGATGAACAGTTGATTGAATATCAGCAATTAAGCTATACCGAATATGCTAAAGCCATCAATCATGCTTCAGCAGTTCAACTTTACAACTGGCAAAACACCAGCTTAAAAGATTGCATTTTCGAATCGTACAACATTTGCAATAAAATTTACGATACCACTAAGGCCGATGCTAAACTAAGCTATCGTTACAACTTTGATTGGGTAGACACGCTCAACAATCAATTGTTAAAAGGTGGTGTACGCTTGGCCAAAATGCTTAACGATATTTACGGTTAA
- a CDS encoding fumarate hydratase, producing MNKMHPCLRNFYIILFTLSIFQVACSPRPNIQGKGEAFMQGVWNEDSVAFSNRLSNYTQHHFKFTCDSVYIDLVTHSKVNFYEDSCFNKGIWKEYAKGVYTVRGDTLIIGATFTHANYKQKISGCYRIGRYEKNFLINKRSADSLTLESMNDQREIKLALKQKVTCIQKEL from the coding sequence ATGAACAAAATGCATCCCTGTTTAAGGAATTTTTACATTATCCTTTTTACATTATCCATCTTTCAGGTAGCCTGTAGTCCGAGGCCTAATATTCAGGGTAAGGGCGAAGCATTTATGCAAGGCGTTTGGAATGAAGATTCGGTTGCCTTCAGTAACAGGTTAAGTAATTATACTCAACATCATTTCAAATTTACCTGCGATTCGGTTTATATTGACCTGGTTACCCACAGTAAAGTTAATTTCTACGAGGATTCCTGCTTCAATAAAGGAATCTGGAAAGAATACGCAAAAGGCGTTTATACTGTAAGGGGCGACACCTTAATTATCGGCGCTACCTTTACGCACGCCAATTACAAACAAAAAATATCGGGTTGCTACCGCATTGGCCGGTACGAAAAAAACTTCCTGATTAATAAGCGTTCAGCAGATAGCCTTACGCTCGAAAGCATGAATGATCAACGTGAAATAAAACTGGCGTTGAAACAAAAAGTTACCTGCATCCAAAAAGAACTATAA